acaggcatggagagggtcagaggaagaagcaaactccctgctgagcagactcccccaacacagggcttaatcctgggaccctgagatcatgacctagccaaaggcagatggttaacccactgagccacccaagcacccctcaaaATCAGTTTTTGATTGTTGACAAACACTACCTGCTGTAAAATTATATAGTACTTCTGTGAAGGAAATGTATCTCAAATACACTACCTATTTAACATGacaagagggcagcccggtggctcagcggtttacgccaccttcagcccaggccgtgatcctggaaacccgggatcgggtcccatgtcgggctccctgcatggagcctgcttctccctctgcctgtgtctctgcctctctctctctcactctctctctttctttctgtgtgtatgtgtttgtgtctctcatgaataaatacataaaatctaaaaaaaataaaaaataaagtgacaagaGATGGTGGTGTTTGGAGTCCAGGGTATTTTTGAGCAACCACAGATTCTCAGCTGAGTAGTAAAACTTAGGTGAAAAGTGGGCCTTTTATTTCATTACTGAAATGACTTAATGTAATAGGTTTTCCATTAAGCCTATTTGATGGTTTCTTGATGAAAGACGCACATAAGCTGCCCACATCTGTGTGGAAATAGTGCTTAGCATTATTTATATCTCCTTGGACTTAAGACTGCATGGATAAATCACCTCCAGAGCATGGGTGGGAAGATAGAGCAGAACATGCTCCATTTCTCAGAAGGCCACCTGCTCTGTCCTTACGGGAAAGGGTATAAAACCCAAACAGTCCACTACCTCCCAAGAAAATCTCACAGTCTGCAGGAGCCATGAGATCTTGAGAGCTTATAGGTATAaccttttccctctgttttcatttgtaaGAGTAATTTACCCAGTTCAGTGTCCTGTGTCCTTGCTGGTGAcacaattttctttctcctcctggtTCTCTCTAAACCTAAAGTAGCAACAGTTGTAGTAgtgagttttgttctttttctttttctttttcttttttttttttttttttaccttcaagCATGAAGGCTCCAGCTTTGTTGAACTTTAATGAAAGCATTTTCAACATGCCTGGACAAAGTCCTACCATTGAGAGTCATTAGCCTCATATAGACACTATTACTTACCTCGTGGAATAATTAATTCCTTAATGAACATATTACCCACTAAATCTGATTTTGTATTTCCTCCCCTTAGACCCCATGGCACTTATGAACCTGTTTTTTTGGCATTTGGGTACAGCTCCAATGAGCTCTGTCAAACCCCTGTGCACAGCAGGGTTTGGTTTTGCTGAGAAAGCCTGTTGCTAGAGTTCTCTCTCACATGTGCCATCGACTGAGAGGTGAAAGGAGCTATTGGTACTCTAATATTTAGGTGTGGAAAAGTCACATTTTCCCAggacttccctttttttttttttttttttttttttaggacttccCTTTTAATGTGAAAATTGTCATTCGGTATTCGGTCGCTTCTTTTATGTTAGTCATCCAAACGATGTGTTGCTCATACGCTCGACCCCATGGTCCACAAACCTGCCGTATAAAGGGCCACGTAGGGAATATTTTAGGCTCCATGGGCCTGTGTCTGCTGCAGGTACCCAGCTGAGAAGCAGTCACAAATGGCGTGTACACCAATGGCCACGATTGGATCCCAATCACGCTTTATCTGTGAGCACTGAGATTTGAATGTCCTGGCATTTTCATGGGACACAAAATGGTCTTTGATCCCAGTCTCCCCAACCGTTTAACTGTCTAAAAGCTGTTCTCGTGGGCCAGAGCCCGCCAGCTGCCATACTCAGGAAGAAGGTATTCACGTGGGTGTTGCGTGCCGCTGAGTGCTGTGGACTTCACAGCCTGAGGGCAGGCATGTAGAGCTAGAGTGTGAAGGCATCTGTTTAAGAAGGAGTATCAAGTGCATCGGGCTAGGTCCTTCCGGCCTGTTGTCAGAGTTGCTCTTTAAAATGTCACGTCTCAGGTCCTGCAGCCATGTTTTGGGAAGAGTTCTGGGCATCTGGATGTTTCTGCGCAGGGCCAGCTGCATTCACAATGCTGCTGTCCTCATTTCCCCCTTGCTGTTACTCCATTCTAAAGCAAAGCCTTCCCTCTGGTCCCTCCTTCCTAGCTCTTCCTCTCATGACCTGTCTGGCACGTGGGAGCACACGAATCTGCAGCGTACCTCTGACCATTTTAGCTCCCTTGGGAGTGTCGACAGCCTGGACCAGCCTTCCCAGCCCTACCCCTCCGGACGCCTCTCTGCTGCCAAGTCCAACAGCAGCATTGACCACCTGGGCGGCCAGAGCAAGCGGGACTCAGCTTACGGCTCATTCTCCACCAGCTCCAGCACGCCTGACCACACCTTGCCCAAGGCTGATGCCTCCTCTGCAGAGAACATCCTCTACAAAGTGGGCCTGTGGGAGGCCTCCAAGCCAGCCAGCAGCCGGCAGGCCCAGGCTGCCAGTGATCCTCAGGGCCTGGAGGAGAGGCTTGGGTATTTCCCACCCCGGGTGCCCTGTGAGAGCAGCAAAAGCCCCAGGCCAGAGGACAGTCCTGAGGCCAAGCTGGCTGCTTCTGGGAGGTCAAATTTTGGGCCAGTCTGGTATATCCCTGATAAGAAAAAAGCACCttcatcccctcctcctcctcctccccctctccgtAGCGACAGCTTCGCTGCCACCAAGAGCCACGAGAAGGCCCAGGGCCCTCCATTCTCAGAGATGACCAACGTGCAGCACTTTCCAGGCATGACCCGTGCCCAGCCCCGCAGTGACTGGAGACCTGAACCCACCGATCAGCAGTGGAGGCTGGTGCGTCCCAGCAACGGGAAAAGAGCTGGGAGCTCGGGCTGTGCACCAGATGCCCCCCTGGACTGTGGAGTGCTGCCCTCTGACCACAGGACAGGCGGCTTCCCAGGGGTCCCTGGCCGGCTCCAGGCCTCTCTGTCCAGCACAGATGTACGTTTCCCGCAGTCCTATGGCTGCCAGCACCCACGCCAGTACAGTGACGAGAGTCCCTTTTGTCACGAGGGCCCCAGGGCCGCCACGTTGCTGAGGGAGCAGCCCCGTGTCGCCATCCCCGGGGGCCGCCAGGAGCCTTCTGCTAACCCTTTCCAGGATGACAGCCCCACTCAGGTCAGATGGCCCAGTGCCACCAACCAGAAGGGGGACAGTGGTGGGCAGAGCCGCTACTACTGTGTGACCACCAGACAGTGCCTTCAGGGAAGCACACAGGCAGCACAGCTCCACGAGGATCACTGGCATCCTGACGTGGCACCAGGCGCCCCCGAACACCCTACCGCACACCCGATGGGCCAGAAAGCCCGGTGTTACCTGCCTCAGCACGAGGAGGCCCTGGACGCCCATGAGAGGGACAGGGGTGACCCGGTGGACAGAGCAGCAGAGGGCCGCTCCACTGGAAGTGAAGAACCGCAAAGAGCCAGCCACAGCGAGAAAGCCTGTCTGAAGAAAACTGCAGACTTCATGTGGGCTGATGGGGAAAGCAGCAAAATCTCTCGTCAGAAGACCCCTATGTTGCACTCGCTGGCCCAGGAGGGGACGTGCCGGCCCGAGAATGGCCAAGACGGTGGTACGGAAAGGCCGCCACCATTTGATGCCCAGGTGGGCAAACCGACACGGAGAAGTGACCGGTTCGCCACCACTCTGAGGAACGAGATCCAGATGCGACGAGCCAAGcttcagaaaagcaaaagcacGGTGACGCTGACTGGAAGTGGTGATGCGGCTGAGGAGGCCGGCAGCTGGAGGGCAGAGCGGGGAGGTGCCACCAGTGCCACCCCAGAAGGTTCCTTCACGGGCACGTATAAAGACCACCTGAAGGAGGCCCAGGCCCGGGTCCTGAGGGCCACGTCGTTTAAGCGCCGTGACTTGGACCCCAGCCCAGCCGATCATCATGCAGGGTCACCAGAACACCGGGCTGAGGAGCACAGCGCAGATCCAGACACCGCCCCCCACTTCTGGGAGGGGGGCCTGGCCAAGCCGCCCCCATCCGGAGGTGGCATGCCGCACGTTCTCCGCATTGGAGGCCGGAAACGGTTCACAGTGGAGCAGAAACTGAAATCCTACTCTGAACCAGAGAAAATGAACGAGGTGGGGCTGTCAGGGGATTATCGCCCTCACCAGCACCCTGATGCATCCGAGGAGACCGTGGTGGGCACATTCGCCGACAGGTGGAAGTTTTTTGAGGAAACAAGCAGACCCATTCACCAGAGACCTGGGCAGAGGCAGGCGCTGTGTGGGTTCCCGAAAGAGAGGCTGGAGAGGCCGCAGACAGCAGGCCATGGGAACGAGGGTGCGGACCCTTCTTTCCAGAAGAGGCCCCGTACTACCTCCTTTGGAGAAAACCCCAGTGGTCCCAGAAGAGCAGGGAAGGTGGGAAAACTGGAACCGCCTCAGCGACTTGGAACCTTTGCTGAATATCAAGCCTCTTGGAGGGAACAGAGGAGAGCCCTAGAAGCCAGGAGTTCCGGGAGGTATCACTCAGCGGATGACATCTTGGACGCGGGCCTGGATCAACACGAGAGGCCGCAGTACATTCACGGGAGGTCCCGGTCATCACCATCCACAGACCTCTACAAACAGGTAAGCCTGGCACCTGATTAGGGACAGAGCTGCCCCCTGACTGCTGCACAGCACATACAGGATGCACCCCAGAATATAACGGCCCGGGGTCCGTGTGACCTGTGTCCAACTGTTTGAGCATGTCTATGCGCCAGCTCTTCTCATGTCA
The nucleotide sequence above comes from Canis lupus dingo isolate Sandy chromosome X, ASM325472v2, whole genome shotgun sequence. Encoded proteins:
- the SHROOM2 gene encoding protein Shroom2 isoform X2, which codes for MEGAEPRARPERLAEAEARAPDGGRLVEVQLSGGAPWGFTLKGGREHGEPLVITKIEEGSKAAAVDKLLAGDEIVGINDIGLSGFRQEAICLVKGSHKTLKLVVKRKNEVSWRPHSWHATKFSDNHPETSASPFPSASACPSWHSRQLTSSSSHDLSGTWEHTNLQRTSDHFSSLGSVDSLDQPSQPYPSGRLSAAKSNSSIDHLGGQSKRDSAYGSFSTSSSTPDHTLPKADASSAENILYKVGLWEASKPASSRQAQAASDPQGLEERLGYFPPRVPCESSKSPRPEDSPEAKLAASGRSNFGPVWYIPDKKKAPSSPPPPPPPLRSDSFAATKSHEKAQGPPFSEMTNVQHFPGMTRAQPRSDWRPEPTDQQWRLVRPSNGKRAGSSGCAPDAPLDCGVLPSDHRTGGFPGVPGRLQASLSSTDVRFPQSYGCQHPRQYSDESPFCHEGPRAATLLREQPRVAIPGGRQEPSANPFQDDSPTQVRWPSATNQKGDSGGQSRYYCVTTRQCLQGSTQAAQLHEDHWHPDVAPGAPEHPTAHPMGQKARCYLPQHEEALDAHERDRGDPVDRAAEGRSTGSEEPQRASHSEKACLKKTADFMWADGESSKISRQKTPMLHSLAQEGTCRPENGQDGGTERPPPFDAQVGKPTRRSDRFATTLRNEIQMRRAKLQKSKSTVTLTGSGDAAEEAGSWRAERGGATSATPEGSFTGTYKDHLKEAQARVLRATSFKRRDLDPSPADHHAGSPEHRAEEHSADPDTAPHFWEGGLAKPPPSGGGMPHVLRIGGRKRFTVEQKLKSYSEPEKMNEVGLSGDYRPHQHPDASEETVVGTFADRWKFFEETSRPIHQRPGQRQALCGFPKERLERPQTAGHGNEGADPSFQKRPRTTSFGENPSGPRRAGKVGKLEPPQRLGTFAEYQASWREQRRALEARSSGRYHSADDILDAGLDQHERPQYIHGRSRSSPSTDLYKQEAAIEPQQQVGDPGERRELSSAVWAEEGHPSLRQADDAQCPEDSTTAQQDFQKPSQPPKPSPAWEAPEVPQEARSRAGTLPRDYRYPEETLHPGPQVQSAPSALHTRGQDPRPVNTTPLTKKPAPQRPPPPKREPRPFKGLAGGTPVATHLGAPSKSLPPPSPEALEACVDRLSLSHIPCASVEKLSSTQPEDSLRAAGEHSRQHVDEHTACPKREALLPSRFRPLHMSTMETSRSPSPQFAPQKLTDKPPLLIQDENSTRIERVIDNNTTVKMVPIKIVHSESQPEKESRQGLARTAELPALPSGLERDQIKTLSTSEQSYSRFCVYSRQGAEPEPQPPSTPAPPTKDSGASPSGLSYVKAKERTAEDLKSEELAREIVGKDKSLADILDPSVKIRTTMDLMEGIFPKDEHLLEEAQQRRKLLPKIPSPRTTEEKKEEPSVPVALSLATSSTYYSTSAPKAELLIKMKDLQQQQEPEEDSGSDLDHDLSVKKELIESISRKLQVLREARESLLEDIQANSALGDEVEAIAKDVCKPNEFDKFRMFIGDLEKVVNLLLSLSGRLARVENALNNLDDSTSPGDRQSLLEKQRVLIQQHEDAKELKENLDRRERIVFDILASYLSEESLADYEHFVKMKSALIIEQRELEDKIHLGEEQLKCLFDSLQPERGK
- the SHROOM2 gene encoding protein Shroom2 isoform X1, producing the protein MEGAEPRARPERLAEAEARAPDGGRLVEVQLSGGAPWGFTLKGGREHGEPLVITKIEEGSKAAAVDKLLAGDEIVGINDIGLSGFRQEAICLVKGSHKTLKLVVKRKNEVSWRPHSWHATKFSDNHPETSASPFPSASACPSWHSRQLTSSSSHDLSGTWEHTNLQRTSDHFSSLGSVDSLDQPSQPYPSGRLSAAKSNSSIDHLGGQSKRDSAYGSFSTSSSTPDHTLPKADASSAENILYKVGLWEASKPASSRQAQAASDPQGLEERLGYFPPRVPCESSKSPRPEDSPEAKLAASGRSNFGPVWYIPDKKKAPSSPPPPPPPLRSDSFAATKSHEKAQGPPFSEMTNVQHFPGMTRAQPRSDWRPEPTDQQWRLVRPSNGKRAGSSGCAPDAPLDCGVLPSDHRTGGFPGVPGRLQASLSSTDVRFPQSYGCQHPRQYSDESPFCHEGPRAATLLREQPRVAIPGGRQEPSANPFQDDSPTQVRWPSATNQKGDSGGQSRYYCVTTRQCLQGSTQAAQLHEDHWHPDVAPGAPEHPTAHPMGQKARCYLPQHEEALDAHERDRGDPVDRAAEGRSTGSEEPQRASHSEKACLKKTADFMWADGESSKISRQKTPMLHSLAQEGTCRPENGQDGGTERPPPFDAQVGKPTRRSDRFATTLRNEIQMRRAKLQKSKSTVTLTGSGDAAEEAGSWRAERGGATSATPEGSFTGTYKDHLKEAQARVLRATSFKRRDLDPSPADHHAGSPEHRAEEHSADPDTAPHFWEGGLAKPPPSGGGMPHVLRIGGRKRFTVEQKLKSYSEPEKMNEVGLSGDYRPHQHPDASEETVVGTFADRWKFFEETSRPIHQRPGQRQALCGFPKERLERPQTAGHGNEGADPSFQKRPRTTSFGENPSGPRRAGKVGKLEPPQRLGTFAEYQASWREQRRALEARSSGRYHSADDILDAGLDQHERPQYIHGRSRSSPSTDLYKQEAAIEPQQQVGDPGERRELSSAVWAEEGHPSLRQADDAQCPEDSTTAQQDFQKPSQPPKPSPAWEAPEVPQEARSRAGTLPRDYRYPEETLHPGPQVQSAPSALHTRGQDPRPVNTTPLTKKPAPQRPPPPKREPRPFKGLAGGTPVATHLGAPSKSLPPPSPEALEACVDRLSLSHIPCASVEKLSSTQPEDSLRAAGEHSRQHVDEHTACPKREALLPSRFRPLHMSTMETSRSPSPQFAPQKLTDKPPLLIQDENSTRIERVIDNNTTVKMVPIKIVHSESQPEKESRQGLARTAELPALPSGLERDQIKTLSTSEQSYSRFCVYSRQGAEPEPQPPSTPAPPTKDSGASPSGLSYVKAKERTAEDLKSEELAREIVGKDKSLADILDPSVKIRTTMDLMEGIFPKDEHLLEEAQQRRKLLPKIPSPRTTEEKKEEPSVPVALSLATSSTYYSTSAPKAELLIKMKDLQQQQEPEEDSGSDLDHDLSVKKQELIESISRKLQVLREARESLLEDIQANSALGDEVEAIAKDVCKPNEFDKFRMFIGDLEKVVNLLLSLSGRLARVENALNNLDDSTSPGDRQSLLEKQRVLIQQHEDAKELKENLDRRERIVFDILASYLSEESLADYEHFVKMKSALIIEQRELEDKIHLGEEQLKCLFDSLQPERGK